In a genomic window of Alphaproteobacteria bacterium:
- a CDS encoding F0F1 ATP synthase subunit delta, translated as MAKSGAGESAILFRYASALLDLAEEKKSLEVVSGDLGQIAEMAKDSQDFRRFVASPLIPKSQQTKIMDGIADQGGFSPLTRNFINVLIRNGRIGLLDGVIARFFELKTERSGEVAVRIETAKPLSEEQKNGFQTKISTALGKNVKLETSVDPSIIGGMVVTIGSVMIDDSVRRKLESLGASLTRSANQNAEQNLKEVV; from the coding sequence TTGGCCAAGTCCGGTGCAGGTGAATCCGCCATCCTCTTCCGCTATGCGTCCGCCCTGCTGGACCTGGCCGAAGAAAAGAAGTCTCTTGAGGTTGTTTCCGGTGATCTCGGTCAAATCGCCGAAATGGCGAAAGATTCGCAGGATTTTCGGCGTTTTGTGGCTTCCCCTCTGATCCCCAAAAGCCAGCAGACAAAAATTATGGACGGCATCGCCGATCAGGGCGGGTTTTCTCCTCTGACACGCAATTTTATTAACGTCCTCATCCGCAATGGTCGGATCGGTCTTCTCGACGGCGTGATTGCGAGGTTTTTTGAACTCAAAACCGAGAGAAGCGGTGAGGTTGCCGTCCGTATCGAGACGGCCAAGCCGTTGTCCGAAGAGCAGAAAAACGGTTTTCAGACCAAAATTTCCACGGCGCTCGGCAAGAACGTGAAGCTTGAGACGTCGGTCGATCCCTCGATCATCGGGGGGATGGTCGTAACGATCGGGTCGGTGATGATCGACGATTCCGTCCGCCGGAAACTTGAATCCCTTGGTGCGTCCTTGACCCGGAGCGCCAATCAGAATGCAGAACAAAACTTGAAAGAGGTAGTGTAA